Genomic segment of Porites lutea chromosome 13, jaPorLute2.1, whole genome shotgun sequence:
tattgctttttcCGCAGAAAGAACCATGGACAATTCTTAGTACAATATGTGCTCCTTTAAATTGTGAGCCAAAGACTATCTGCATGCGGCCCACTTCAGGTCTGCTGCTTATAACAGAATCCAGCATTGCCTCGCTAACGTGCTACAACTTCTATGcactaattctgtatcttttcatcaaccaGATATAAAAAATATAGTGCACATGCATGGCTCGTTCTTAAACATGTCTCCCATTATTACTAGATGAGTTGGGacaagaaatttgcaaaatttacaCTTTTTTCAATCACAGAACTGTTCACAATTCTAACGCGCTAATGCTCCGACTCCCAACCACTTttaaaacggcaaaaaaaaaaaagaaatgaaaaagttttatttacgAACTTCGGGCAGGACAATCAGAGCGTCGGGTGACTAAAATAGATCGGCTTTTCGAAATTTGCCTTTCCAGAATACCTCAGAggaaaaaaacgcgaaaaatgCACGCAGTTAAGTATAGATTCtttgaattaattttgaaaGAGTTAGCTCGCATCTGGCGAGCCTAACTTCGCCACTTAGACTTAGTTTTTACAGTGAAGcctgcaggggcgtagccagaaAGTTTGCATACAGGGGTTCCTGAGGTTGTATAGTTGTGAGAAGGATTGGGTTAGGGTGTATGTCCTCGGATAGCGAATTCTTGATTCTGGCCACAAATTTCTGATATCGTCAGTGCCAAATTAATGTAGCTAGGATTTGTTAGAGGGGTTGCTAATCATGCTTCCAGTAGAGACAGTATTAATAAAGTTAGTGCATCAGTCAATAGTTGTTGTTAAAGACATGACATACTTTATGAAACACTGTGGTCTTGTGATGAACTGTTCACGCAGTTAGCATCTCAGCAAGAAGAAGGCGCCGTGGATGCCAATTCCGTGCAAAAAATGTCTATTGTTGAAGAGCCTACTGTAACGGATGTTTATTACAGTAGCCTGCATGACAAGCGCTTTATGAGCCCAGCCAACCTCATTTCCATGCAGCGCTTTTTCCTTTGAATGAGGTTGCCAAGTGAGCCGAACGAGACTTTTCTGCGAAGCACGAGACTAGCGCAAGGGGGTGAAACGAGGGGATGGGAAAGAATAAACCAGAAATAAAGCAAGTCCGGGCAATCGTTTGCTGGACATGGCTACTCTTGAGTGAGTTTTTAGTCGATGCAATGTACTGAACGATCGCTCACGTTCCGGTAATGTAATTGGCACTAATTATAACGCCCAAACCTTTCTACGTTTCAGTGGAAAGAATTCGCGGCTACTTCAGTTCTACCATGGTCTCAGCTGCACTGCTAAACCTTATACTGAGTGGCTTGTAATACTGAAAGGCATCGTGATAACCTGGGTATGTAGTGATGAATTAATCTCAACCAAGATATTTGGAATGTATACATATATAAAGTTTAATCTATTCTCAGTTATCTGtagaaagttgaaaaattatACTGAAAAATACAAATCAACAATATAATGTAAGAAAGCAAGGAGAACATTTTACAgttgtactgtcgcaatttgtaataatcatcgcactttgtaatacctgtcgcaatttgtaataaatccatcgcactttgtaatacctgtcgcaatttgtaataaaccgtgtcgcactttgtaataaagaagctgtcgcaatttgtaataacagtccatcgcactttgtaataaactaagctgtcgcaatttgtaataattccatcgcactttgtaataattttttgagagtgattcaaaTTACTTCGTCAGCATaaatataatgccaaaatatgcatggtgcAAACTTCTAAACagagtatgtgaaaggggtagcacgtaacatctctgtaaccttttctttggtcaaacatgcatgtcttccgTTAAAACTCTTTCCgccttgattaatcacgtgaccaactagaaacgctttatgaaagacatgaaacttcctgtgacatATCATCAAAAAGATatgaatcatgtttaaattaaaaaatatttaaataataaaagcaacatttaacaaaagaaaattcatgaataacctggCATTCGTTGTCCAAATCCATGCCTGCTTGCCACATGACACGTGAAGTCttcggaggggggggggggggggaattgcCGTAGAGTCTGTACCAACTGAGTTGCTGACGACACCCTGGGAAGCGGAGAAGGCCTTACGCGGGATCAAAATCAAGAAAGCCCCAGGCCCGGATGGTCTCCCGAACGTTGTCCTAAAGGAATTTGCGTACGAACTTGGCCCGGTCATCAGTGACATGTATAATGCTTCACTTCGGCAAGGCTTTCTCCCGCCCCTGTTGAAGAGCGCTGTTGTGAGACCTCTCCCGAAGCAGAAGCCTGCGATGTCTGTTGAAAAGGACATTAGACCAGTCTCGCTGACGTGTCAAGTTGCTAAAGTGATGGAAAGCTTCACTTTGGTTAGATTACTACCTGTATTACTTGACAAACTTGACCTTAAACAGTTTGCTCTTTCTGGTAGATCGACCTCTCGAGCGTTAGTGTACTTACTCCATCTTGCACTAGATGCGCTTGATAAGGGAAACTGTGcgttatgtttcttttttgcagatttcaaaaaaggttttgatcTTATAGATCATCGAATTTTGCTTCGTAAGCTCTCGGGTTATGGGTTACACCCCTCCTTGGTGAGGTGGTTAGCCGCTTTTTTACAAGGCAGATCTCAGCGCGTCCAGCTTGCAAACATGTCGTCAGCTAGGAAATCCCCCAAGCTTAGCCCCATTTTGTTTGCCGTCATGGTTGACGATCTGGTGCGTTCCTGGGGTCCTAGAATTAAGTACGTAGACGATCTAACAATATTGGAGGTAATTCCTCGCAACTCTCCGTCTGTAATGAAATACCTTGTAAATGACGTTAACAGCTTCGCTCATTGTAACAACATGCAGTTGAATCCTAGTAAGTGCAAGCTGATGCGGGTtgattttttgcattataataGTTGCTACAGTCAACCAATAGTGGTAGGAGGTTCTGTTATTGAATCGGTGGAATCGTTTAAGCTCCTCGGGGTGTACATTTCCTCGGACCTCAGCTGGTCGACTCATTGCgactatataataaagaaatcaaatcgCCGCCTTTATGCTCTAAGAAAACTCAAAGCTTGTGGGGTGCAAGATGGGGAGTTGGTGGCTGTGTATTGCTCCCTACTAAGATCTGTTCTAGAGTATGCATCGGTAGTTTTTGCAGATTTACCGCAGTATCTCTGCATGGCTTTAGaaagagtgcaaaagagagccctACGAATCATCTTTGGTCCTGACTTGAGCTACGAGGACACCCTCGCGCGTTCCGGGCTTCTGTCTCTACAGGCCAGACGCCACCTGGCgtgcaagaaatttgtgacggaAACTATGCACGGTAGCCCGCTTTACCGCCTAATATCCAGCAGGGTCATCTCGTCACAAACCTCGTATTCACTGAGGTCAGGACCATCATGCCATGTGTTACCCGGCCGAACTGACCGGTTCTCAGAATTCGTGTCAGTTAAATATTCGCCGTATATCGATTGTGTGTAATAATGTGTATGCGATTTCTACCATGttactactttattatatttatgtttttatatttatatatttatatgtataactgaatgtttgtaagtctttgcctgaccctacctgtaattcagagaaatctgcgaatggtggaaataaacaaatattattattattattattattatatatggatgggctagataggtaagtaccgcctgatagggtatggtttttgaggatgTCGAGCCTTTAATACGTATCAATTTTTACGTTGTTGGccttgtgtctttggtttgatccttagatagggtaactcaagtagtaatgcatggtttattccatcctttccattttgtggaaaaacagTAATCCAGAACACGCacggaagaattgcaaggtcttacgagtTGTTTATACTCAGGGAAGGATAATTTTCTACTATCCCCATGGTATATGTGTTAGAGGACTCCTTAtagaaaacaattgttttaatatggaatgagtactccttttgttcctatatgggaccaaatcaagtgagaataatggaccaaatggCCAGCCGGCTCAGTGTAAGACCCCAAGTGACCGTTATAAAAAAGGGTACATACGAAGGTATTGGCCAGCGACTAACTGGATTTTGTGTTTaggtttctgttgtggttcgacgatttgcgactggtaaggtgcttttttttaatttgcactaaacattttgaatctttccagGCCTCGTTTGATTTAGGGCCAAAATATGCATATGgaagccactattacttctttaagaTTGCGCGTTAGACAAGGACGGTGCACCCACCACGTACGTGATGTGTTGACCTGTTATAAGCTCTAACAAGGAAAGCTTGAACTCTCCTGGTGTCCTTATTCGAATGATGTAGGATGGATGTTACGATTTGCGGAcattaaatgctttttaatgATGGCTcgtttgtgtctagtgtgtctagctCTGTCTAGATCCTGTACTCTGGCAATGCTCTGTCCAGAGGCGcatccccgtattggccatataaggaagtacacccgccgggtaaccattgaatgcaagccacctagtacaatagcaaggtttaagaatacagcatttcgtaaataagataactaatcaacattaatataaaaaaaatgtttaggactGTGAATAAAGTTAAGTGTTTGAATGAGCGGAGTTGTTACgtgctagcagacgtcatcatctttgtttatgaagtaccatgcatattttggcgttatattattgttgacgaagtaagtttaattactctcaaaaagttattacaaagtgcgatggaattattacaaattgcgacagcttagcttattacaaagtgcgatggacagttcgtacaaattgcgacagcttttttattacaaagtgcgacacggtttattacaaattgcgacaggtattacaaagtgcgatggatttattacaaatcgcgacaggtattacaaagtgcgatggttattacaaattgcgacagtacatgTGTCAGAGGGAAATAGGGGCTTTGGGTTAGAGAAAAAACGTCTTTTCATAAGCGTAGGCTCCGAAATTTAGTTTACCAGGTGTACGTTATCTGATTCATAATTTAGAGAGACTCTTTATTAAACTACGTGCTCGCGATTGCTTCTTTGACGTATTTTGGAGAGGCAGCTCTCGAAAAGCCGAATGACCTAATTTACACAACAGACGATTTTGATTGTCATTCTTGTCAGTTCTCAATCCCAGTCAAACTTTTTACAATTCTTCTCTGTTAAAACGCAAAAGACATTAAAATCGTGTATTGTGCCCGCTCAGCTAGCCTTTTAATTAACCCAACTTTGAAAGGACTTCCTAACAAATAAAGCGCGTATAGTTTGACTTTCATATCTATCAGCTTTGTA
This window contains:
- the LOC140922519 gene encoding uncharacterized protein is translated as MSSARKSPKLSPILFAVMVDDLVRSWGPRIKYVDDLTILEVIPRNSPSVMKYLVNDVNSFAHCNNMQLNPSKCKLMRVDFLHYNSCYSQPIVVGGSVIESVESFKLLGVYISSDLSWSTHCDYIIKKSNRRLYALRKLKACGVQDGELVAVYCSLLRSVLEYASVVFADLPQYLCMALERVQKRALRIIFGPDLSYEDTLARSGLLSLQARRHLACKKFVTETMHGSPLYRLISSRVISSQTSYSLRSGPSCHVLPGRTDRFSEFVSVKYSPYIDCV